The genomic segment TTCGGACTCGATCCCGGCCGGGCGAGGGCGGAGATCGACGCGGCGCACGAGTTCGAGGTCGCCCTCGGGTTCCACGGCCATGACGTGCCGATCCAGATGCTGCGCGGCCCCGGCACCCCGTGGCACCGGATGCTGCGCGCACGGCGCCGTCTCGACGCGCTCATCTACGCCGAGATCGCCGACCGCCGCCGCCGTGGCGGCGGCGAGGACCTGCTGACGATGCTCGTCGCCGCGACCGACGAGGACGGTCGCGCGCTGGACGACCGGCAGATCCGCGACCAGGTGATGACGCTGCTGTTCGCGGGGCACGACACGACCACGGCGACGATCGCGTTCCTCTTCTACGAGCTCGCGCGCCACCCGCACGTCCTCGCCGGTCTCGAGGCCGAAGTCGCGCAGGCCCTGCAGGGGTGCTTCCCCGGCTACGGCGAGCTGATGGGCGGCGGCCTACCGCGACTCGACGCCGCCCTGGACGAGACGTTGCGGTTGTATCCCGCAGCGTGGCTCGGTCCCCGCCGCGCGCAGGAGACGTTCGAGTTCGCCGGCGGCACCATCCCGCGCGGAGCGTACGTCGAGTACTCGTCCTGGGCGACGCACCATCTGCCCGAGCTCTTCCCGGAGCCCGAGGCGTTCAGGCCCGAGCGCTTCACCGACGGATCGGTCGCGCGGCTGCCGAAGGGCGCCTACCTGCCGTTCGGTGGGGGGTCGCGCACGTGCATCGGCATGCGCTTCGGTCAGCTCGAGATCAAGGCGAGCGCTGCGCGGATGCTCCCTCGGCTCCGCCTCGAGCTCCAGCCCGGCTACCGCCTGGAGACTCGTCAGACGCCGACGCTCGGGCCCCGCCGCGGCATGCCGATGACCGTCCGCGCCGCCTGAATCTCCGATCTCAATCGGCGGGGGCGGGGCTCGCGGTCAGGGCCGGGTACGCGGCGGCGTAGGCGGCCATGAGCTCGGCGAACGGCAGGTCCGATCGCATCCCATGGTCGCGCACGTACTCCATGTGCCGCGCGCCGTCGCCCGTGTAGCCGTGCAGCAGCGCATCCCCGGTGCCGTCGAAGTCCAGCGGCGGGACGCCGAACCGGGCGCACAGCTCGCGGTTGAACGCCGGGCTCGCCTTGCGCCAGGCACCGTCGACGAACAGCACGCTGTAGCCGTGGTAGAGGAACAAGTCCGTGCCCATCGCCGCTCGCAGGCGTTCGGACTGCAGGTGGTTGCGGACGTCGGCGAAGCCGAGGCGGGCAGGCACGCCGGCCGCACGTGCGGCGGCCGTGAGCAGGACCGCCTTGGGAACGCAGTACGCCGCGCCGGCCTCGAGCACGGCGCTCGCGCGGTAGTCCGCGGGGTGGACCGACAGCGAATAGGGGTCGTAGCGGATCTCGTCGCGGACCGCGGCGAACAGACGCGCAACGACGCTCCGTTCATCCGCGGACCCTTCGGTGACGCGGTGGGCGAACGCCCGGACGGTCTCGTTATCGCTGTCGACGAAGCGGGTCGGCGCGAGATCCAGCGGCGTGGACGCTGCGGACACCCGGCTCACAACCCCAGCGTCTTGCCGATGATCTCGCGCTGGACCTCACTCGTGCCGCCGTAGATCGTGCCGACGACGGCGCCACGGACGTGGCGCTCCATGTCGTACTCCGTTGCGTAGCCGTAGCCGCCCATCATCTGCATGCCTTCCAGCGCGACCTGCTTGCCGACCTCAGTGATCTTGAGCTTGGCCATCGATGCCTCGCGCGGGAACAGCGCCGCCGGGTCGGCGTCGACCCGGCGAGCGACGTCGTAGACGAGCAACCGGCAGCACTCGAGCTCCGTCGCCAGATCGGCGAGACGGTGCTTGATCGTCTGGAACGAGCCGATCGGCCGGCCGAACTGCTTGCGCTCCTTGACATAGGCCAGCGCGTCGTCGAACGCACGGCGGGCCATCCCCAGGTGCTGGGCGGCGATGATCAGCCGCTCGACGTTCAGGCCGGCCATGAGCTGCATCCACGCCTGCCCTTCCTGACCGAGGACGTTCTCGGCCGGAAGCTCGCAGTCGGTGAAGAAGAGGTCGTTGACCTCGCGCCCGCCCATCGTGTCGATGCCGCGCATCTCCATTCCCGCCGCGCCGGCCGGGACGTTCAGCATGGTCAGACCCTCGTGCTTGGCGCCGGACCGATCCGAGCGCGCGACGAGCAGGACGTGGGCGGCGTGGTGGGCGTTGGAGATCCATGTCTTCTGCCCGTTGACGACGAACGACCCGTTGCGTCGCTCGGCGCGGCACTGCAGCGCTCCGACGTCCGAGCCTGCCTCGGGCTCGGACATCGCGATTGCCTCGACGTTTCCGCGCACGATGCCGCCGAGCATCTCCTTCTTCTGCTCCTCGGTGCCGAAGCGCTCGTAGGCGCCGGCGGCGATCATCGTGGTGGCGATGCCCGCGATCGGCGCCATCCCGTAGGCCGTCTCGTCGAGCAGCAGGCACAGGTCGAACAGGCCGCCCCCGGTGCCGCCGTACTCCTCGGGAACCGACACGCCGAGCCAGCCGAGATCGGCCATGCGCCGGTAGATCTCGGCGTCGTGCGGCTCAGGGCCGCGCTGCTCGCGGGTCGCCGTCTCGCGGCGACAGAACTCGCGGATCGAGTCGACGAACGCCCTGCGCTCATCGGTCAGGTCGACGACGGCGCTCATGCTGCTGCGGGCGTGTAGACGGTCACGACGGCCGCACCGCCGAGGCCGATGTTGTGCTGCAGCGCGACCTTGGCGCCGTCGACCTGCCGCTTGTCGGCACGGCCGCGCAGCTGCCAGGTCAGCTCCGAGCATTGGGCGAGGCCGGTTGCCCCGAGCGGGTGCCCCTTGGAGATCAGACCACCGGAGGGGTTGACGACGGGGCCGGTGCCGCCGTAGGTCGTGGCCCGCGCGTCCACGAGATCGTGACCGCAGCCCTCCTCGGCCAGGCCGAGGGCCTCGTAGGTGATCAGCTCGTTCGCGCTGAAGCAATCGTGGAGCTCGACGACGTCGATGTCCGTGGGCCCGACCTGCGATTCCTCGTAGGCGCGGCGCGCTGCCTCCTTGGACATGTCGTAGCCGACGATCCTGATGCAGTCCGCGTCGTCGGCGAACGTGCTCTGCAGGTCGGTGACCATCGCCTGCCCAGCGATCTCCACCGCCTGACCCCACAGGTCGTGCTCGTCGACGAAGCGCTCGGAGGCGACGATCGCCGCGGCGCTTCCGTCACTGGTCGGCGAGCATTGCAGCTTGGTCAGCGGGTCGTGGATCATCCGCGAGTTCTTGATGTCGTCGAGCGAGTACTCGTCCTGGAACTGCGCATACGGGTTGCCCGTCGAGTGCTTGTGGTTCTTCCACCCGATCCACGCGAAGTGCTCCGGGGCCGAGCCGTACTTCTGCATGTGGTCACGGCCGGCGTTGCCGAACATCTGCGGCGCGAACGGCGACTCCTCCGGGGCGCGAAGCTCGCACATGCGCTCGAGGTGGCGGTCCATCGCGGGCGTGCGGTCGGTGTACTTCATGCCGAGCGAGCCGCGTTCCATCTTCTCGAAGCCGATCGCCAGGGCGCAGTCGACCAGCCCGCCCTTGACCGCCAGGCGGGCGAGGAACAGCGCGCTCGAGCCGGTCGAGCAGTTGTTGTTGACGTTGATCACGGGCACGCCGGTGAGCCCGAGGCCGTACACCGAGCGCTGGCCGTAGGTCGAGTCGCCGTAGCAGTAGCCGGCGTAGACCTGCTCGACGTCCTTGTACTCGACGCCAGCGTCCTCGAGGGCCTTCCGCCCGGCCTCCTCGGCCCAGTCGGGATAGTCGCCCGGCTTCGTGCCGGGCTTGTCGAACTTCGTCATCCCGACGCCGACGACGAACGTGCGATGGCTCATGTCGTGCTCCTCAGAGTGATGGCCGCGTGCTGATCACTGGGGTCCCGCGTTCCTTCGTGTGCACGTCGACGACGATCCGGTCCTCTTCGCGCCATTGACGTACGACGAGCGTCTCGGCCGGGGAACACCACGCCCGCGAAGCGCGCCTGGTAGCGCGCGACCTGCTCGCCGTCGCCCTCCAGCGACGCGTCGACGACCGCCTTGTACGCGATGCCGAAGCTGCACAGCCCGTGCAGGATCGGCCGGTCGAAGCCGCCGAGCTTCGCGAACTCGGGATCGACGTGCAGCGGGCTCCTGTCGCCGCTGAGGCGGTAGAGCAGTGCCTGCTGCTCGAGGGTCGGGCGCTCGACCTCGACGTCGGGCGCCCGCTCGGGCGGCGGGTGGCCGGCCGATGGCCCACCGTCGCCACCGAAGCCGCCCTCGCCGCGGATGAACAGCGAGAACCTGTTGACGAACAGCGTCGCCCCGTCCCGAGTGCGGGACGTCGCCTCGAGGATGACCAGCGCGCCCTTGCCCTTGTCGACGACGTCGGTGATGCGCGCGGTGCTGGTGGCCTCACCGGTAGCCGATATCGGCGCGTGCAGCTCGACGTCCTGCTCCCCGTGAAGGAGCATGGCGAAGTTCACGCCGAAGCCGTCGAGCGACCCGAGGCCGGCGAGCGCGCCAAACACGGGGATGACGGCGAACGAGGGCAGGACCTTGAGCGCACGCTCGTAGACGTACGCCAGCTCGTTCGGATCGGTCGGCGGCACGCCGGCGCCGACGCCGAGGTGGTAGAGGATGACCTCGTCGGGCGTCCATGACGCTGTGCCAGGCGACAGCTCGGCGCCGACGACCTTGTCGCGGTCAATCGGCATGATGTCAGGAGGCCATCCCGACGAACAATCCACCGGTCACGTTCAGCACCTGGCCGTGGACGTAGTCCGACAGCGGCGAGCAGAGGAAGAAGATGCCGCGCGCGGCCTCGTCGGGCGTCGCCGCCCGCCCCAGCGGGATCATCATCTTCATCATCTCGCGCATCTGCTCCGGCACGCCGACCTGCACGCTGCGCCCACCGACATCGACCACCGTGTCCTCGCCCTTGGGGACCGTCAACCGCGTGTCGATGAAGCCGAACGCGGCCGCGTTGACGTTGACCTTGAACTGGCCCCACTCCTTGGCCAGCGTCTTGGTGAGGCCGACGACACCCGCCTTCGCAGAGGAGTAGTTGGCCTGGCCGGCGTTGCCCATGGTGCCGGCGATCGACGTCACGTTGACGATCTTGCGGAACACCTCGCGGCCCTCGTCGCGCTCGCGCTTGGCGGGCTCGCGCAGGTGCGGCGCGGCAGCCCGGCACACGCGAAACGGCACGATCGTGTGGATGTCGAGCATGCGCTGGAACGCGTCGTCGTCCATCTTGTGGATCGGCGCGTCGATCGTGTAGCCGGCGTTGTTGACGATGATGTCCAAGCGCCCCCACGCGTCGATCGCCGTCGTGACGAGCTCGTCGGCGGCACCGTCCTTCGTCAGGTCGCCGGCATGGACGACCGTGTCGCCGTCGATCTCGGAGGAGGTCTGCTCGGCCACGTCGCCGTCGAGATCGTTGATCACGACCTTGGCCCCTTCCCGGCTCAGCAGCTCTGCGGTAGCGCGGCCGATCCCGCGTGCCGAGCCGGTGATGATCGCGACCCTGTCGTCCAGCATGCCCATGCGCGTTGCTCTCCGTCCGATGACTCGCCCCGCCGGACCCTAGCCGAAAAACATTCGTGCATGAACGCAAGACGCCCGCGAGTAGGCTGCCAGCGATGACCGACGCCCCTGCGCTCCCCTCCCGGCGAACCCAGCAGGAGCGCAGCGCGGCGACGCAGGCGGCACTGCTCGACGCCGCCATCGACTGCCTGATCGATCACGGATATGCGAACACCACCACGAGCCGCGTGGCCGAGCGCGCCGGCCTCTCCCGTGGCGCGCATCTGCATCACTTCCAGACCCGTGCCGTGCTCGTCGCCGCCGCCGTCGAGCGCTTCGCCGCCCGTCGAATCGACGAGCTGCAGCACGAGATCGAGCGCCTGCCGCGCGGGCCGGACCGCACGCTCCGTGCGCTCGACCTGCTCTGGAGGCTGTACTCCGGGCCGCTGTTCCAGGCGGCGGTCGACCTGTTCGCCGCCGCACGGACCGACGCCGACCTGCGCGCAAGCCTCGTGCGCTTCGAACGGGTCATCGCGCGCGAGACCGTGCGGCTCTGCCGCGACCTGTTCCTCGACCAGGCCGACCGGCCGGACTTCGCGCAGGTGCTCGAGCTCGTGCTCAGCACGATCCGGGGCCTCGCCCTGCTCGACACCGTTCAGCCCGGCAGTAGCGCCGCCGAGCAGCAGTGGCGCTACTGCCGCGCGCAGCTTCAGGCGATGCTCGAGCTGCCGTCCGCTGCGAGCTGAGGGTCCCTGTCCGGCCCCGCCGCGGTCTGCCAGCGGTAGTCGTCCAGGGGAAACCTTCCGGCCCGCCAGCGCGCCTCCAAGGTCGTGCTCGGGCGAAGCGGTGCGTCGCCGTGCCGGTCGAAGTAGTAGCTGTTGGCGAGCGAGCAGCTCGACTGCCAGAACACCTGTCGCGTCCGTCGCGCCAGCATCTCGGCGAAGAACCGCGCGTTCGCGGCCTCGGTCACCTCGACGGCGGTCGCGCCCCGCCGGCGCGCGTTGAGCAGGCAGCGCACGATGTGCCGCGCCTGCGTCTCGATGAGCGTGAAGTACGAGGCGCCGTTGTAGCCATACGGCCCGAACACCATGAACAGGTTGGGGAACCCCGGGACCGTGAGACCCTCGTAGGCCTGGTAGCGGTTGACGTCCCACCAGGCCTCGAGATCCTCGCCGCCGCGACCGGCCACCGGATACTTGGGAAAGTTGCCCCGGTCGAAGACCTTGAACCCGGTTGCGAGCACGAGAACGTCGACCGGATGCTCGGTCCCGTCGGCGCACACCACGCCGCGCGGGGTGATCCGCTCGATCGGCGTGGTCTCGAGCGCGACGTCCGGTCGATTGAACGTGGCGAGGTAGGAGTTGTGGAAGCTCGGTCGCTTGCACCCGATCGCGTACCTCGGCGTGAGCTTCTCCACGAGTGCGGGGTCGTCGACCTGCTTGCGGACGTAGCGCCGCGCGAAGCGCTCGAACACGCTGGCCAGCGGCACCGTCGCGTGGAAGTGGGCCGCGAACGGAAAGGTGACCTCGACGAACGCCTGGCTGGCCAGTCGGGCCAGGCGCTGGGCGCCGGGGATGCGCGAGAGGGCGGTACCCACCGGCCCGGGCAGCGCCGCGTCGGGCTTGGGCAGACACCAGATCGGCGTGCGCTGGAAGACCGTGAGATGCTCGACCTGCGGCGCGATGCTCGGAATGAGCTGCACCGCCGAGGCGCCGGTGCCGATGACCGCCACGCGCCGACCGGTCAGGTCCTGGCTCGGATCCCAGCGTGCCGTGTGCATCGTGACGCCGGCGAAGTCTCCGACCCCCGGGATGTCCGGAAGCTCGGGCTTCGTCAGCGCGCCGGTCGCATCGACGACGTGGCGGGCGATGAGTGTGTCGCCCGCGTCCGTGGTGACGCGCCACACGTGGTGCGCCTCGTCGAACTCCGCGCCGGTGACCGTCGTGCCGAAGCGGGTGCGCTCGTGAAGCCCGTAGCGCTCGGCGCAGTGCTCGGCGTACCGCAGCAGCTCGTCGCCCCGCGCGTAGACACGCGACCAGTCCGGCCGCTGCTCGAACGAGAACTGGTAGCTGAACGAGGGGATGTCGACCGCCACCCCGGGATAGCGGTTCCAGTACCAGGTGCCGCCGAACCCGGACCCCGCCTCCACGATGAGCTGATCGTGCAGGCCGGCCCGATCGAGCTCGATCGCCACGCCGATGCCGGAGAAGCCGAGAGGGACACGGAGTCGACCTCAGTCGGGACCGGCGCTCGCGACCCGGTCGGCCGGCCGGACGGCCCGCGTCCCTGCGAGAGCCCCGAGCCCGCGTTCGGCGAGGTCGGTGAGCAACGCTGCCAGGCCGGCGGTGCGCATCGCTTCCTTCGGCCAGTGCGCGACGGAGATGAGCATCCCGATAAGGGCGTAGGCCGTGGTCGTCAGCTCGTCGGCACTGCGCTCGGGGTAGCAGCGCCGCAGCACGTCGACCCAGCGATCCACGTGCTGGCGCTGACGGCGCGCGAGTCGTTTCCGGGCGGCCCCCGAGAGCGAGCGGTCTTCTCGCGCGTAGATGCTCAGTAGCTCTCGGTCGCGCAACGCGAACTCGGTCTGCGCGGTGACCAGCGTGTGGAGATCGTGGAACGGATCGTCGGTCGGACCGCCGGCGAGCACGAGCAGATGGTCCATCGCCTCGTCGAACAGCGTCGAGAGGATCTCCTCCTTGCCGCTGAAGTGGCGATAGATCGCCGGGCCTGTGACGCCCGCGCGAGTCCCGATCTCGTCGACGCCGACCGCGTCGAACCCGCGCTCGTAGAAGAGCCGCTTGGCCGCATCGAGAATCGCACGGTCGCGCACGGACCCAGAGTAGTGCTGGCCAGGACGGCGGGGACGGTGCGGCGGCGCGGCTGTGCGATGATCGCTGAGCTGGCGGCCTCGGCGCTTCCGTGCAAATCGTCCGACCCGACCGCGCGCGCCCGACAGTCACGTCACCCCGACGACCCAGCCCTGACGATGAGCGACGACGACCGACGCGTCACCATCAGCGCACTGCCGCGACCGCAGGGCGCCGTGCGAGGCAGCCTGGAGATGCTCCGCCGAGCGATCCGCGGGCCGATCCGCCGCGCCGACGTCGACTTCGCGGCCGAGGGGCTCCTCGAAGGCCTGGACGGCGACGCGCGCGAGGCGCGGTGCGCCCTCTTGCAGCGGCTGGCCGATGAAGGCGTCGAGCTCGACGATCTGCGCCGGGCCGTCGACGACGACCGCCTCGCACTGCTCCCGGTGGAGCGCGTCCTGTCAGGCGACGAGCCTTGTTACACGTTCCGAGAGATCGCAGAGACGTCAGGCCTCGACACTCGCTTCCTGGTCGGACTGTGGCGGGCCTTCGGCGTCGCCCTTGGCGACATCGACGACACGGTCGCCAATCGCGAGGATCTCGAGGCCGCGCTGGCAGTCAAGCGATGGCGAGAGGCCGGCGTCTCGGAGGACGGCATGCTCGAGATCGCCCGCGCGATGCGGCACGCCATGTCGACGGTCGCCGCGGCCATGCGCAGCGTCCTCGGCACGTCGTTCGTGCACCCCGGCGACAACGAGCTCGACGTCGCGATGCGCTACGCCCGCGTAGCCGACGAGGCGGCGTCCGAGCTCGATCGGCTGCTCGGTTGGGCCCTGCGCGTCCACCAGCGCAACCAGCTCGCCCTGGAGGTCACCGGGGGCGTCGCCGAGGCACCGGGAGCCCGCGACGTCGCCGTGTGCTTCGCCGACCTCGTCGGCTTCACCGCGTTCGGCGAGCACGCCTACGCGCCCGAGATCGCCACGGTGGCCGCGCGGCTCGACGAGCTCGCCGCCGCCGCTGTCCGTCCGCCCGTCCAGCTCGTCAAGACGATCGGCGACGCGGTCATGCTCGTCTCGCCCGATGCCGGCACACTTGTCGAGACGGCACTCATCCTCAACCGCGAGGTCGACGAGGACCCATCGATGCCCCGGCTGCGGGTCGGCATCGCCCGGGGCCCGGCCCTTGCGAGGGCCGGGGACTGGTTCGGTCAGCCCGTCAACATCGCCAGCAGGCTCACGGCGCTCGCCGCCCCCGGCAAGGTGATCGCGACCCGGGAGGTCCGCGAGGCAACGACGGGACGCTACGCGTGGACGCCGCAGCGCCGTCGTCGCATCAAGGGCCTCGAGGGGCGACTCGACCTCTTCTGCGTCGACGCTCCGCAGTCAGCCTCCGCGAAGCCGCGAGGCTCTGACTGATACAAAGCCCGGCGTCTTGTAGCATCCGCCGCCTGGTGAACCCGCTGCTCCTGCGCCGCGGCTGATGGCCCGCGCACTCGAGGACCTGCACTCCTTGGCACTCTCGGCCGAGACCGTCGCCCGGCGGTCGGCCCGCTCGACGCCGAGCGCGTCGAGCAGCTCATGGGCGACATGACGGTCCTCGCCGACGCAGCCGAGCGACTTCCCCGGATCGAGGCGGCGCCTGGCGGACATCGAGAGCGAGGCGCTGCGCCGGGCCGACGGCCTCGACCGGCGCCTAGCCGCGCGCTCGAGCTCGCCGAGCGCATCGAGCGCGGGCTGCCGGCCATCGGCGAGCTCCTGGACCGCATCGGCGCGCTCGACGGCAGTCTGGCCCATGCGCTGGAGATCGTCGACCGCCTCGAGAGCGAATCTCGAGCCTCGGGCGCATCGCACCGTCGGTCGACGTCCTCACGGCGCGGCAGGTCGGCTCGCGGACACCGTCGAACCCCTGCAGGGCGCCGCCGAGCGCCTCGGCCGGATCGCGGACCGGCTTCCGGGTGCGCGTAGTCGTGCGTAGCAGAAAGCGGCGGCGGCAAGAGTTAGCCGTTCGGAGAACAGGGTACGGCCCCATCATGAGCGGTCGTTCACGACCCGCCGGAAGCCGACAACCCCTCGAGCACCAGCGCCTCCTGCACTTCACGCTGGTGACCGCGCGGTGGTCGACGCCGCGCTTGTCCTCGTCCTCGCGGCCGTGGCCGTCGCCTTCCCCCTCGTCGGCGAGCTCGCGCCCGCCGCCGCTCTCGGCCTCGGCGCCGCGGCAATCGGACTCGGCGCGTCCTTCACGCGCTACGCGTGAGCCGATCGGTAGCCTTTGGCCGGTGCAAACGATCGTTCACAAGTTCCCGCATCGGCGCGCTGGCCACTGCGGCTCGGGAGCGCTGCGCGACCTGCTCGAGTTCCACGGCCTGAGCTACGGCGACGCGGCGCTGCGCGAAGGCGCCGTCTTCGGCCTGTCCGGTGGGCTCGGCTTCTTCTACGCCGCGCTGGCGGGCATCCAGCCGCCCGTCTACCTCGTCGGCCGGACCGCCGATCTCGAGCGGGACTTCTGCTCGCACGTCGGCGTCGACCTCGACCTGCGCCAGACCGATGATCCGGACGAAGGCTGGGCGGTGCTGCGCGGCGAGCTCGATGCCGGTCGCCCGACGATGGTCTGGGCGGACATCAAGCACCTGGACTACCTGCGGGTGCGGATGCACAACACGATGCACGACATCGTCGTCTGCGGCTACGACCTCGAGGACGGCGTCGCCTTCGTGGCCGACAACGACCGCGACGACCTGCAGCGCTGCTCGCTGGAGTCCCTCGCACGGGCCCGAAACTCGGCGGCGTTCCCCGGGCCGAACCGGCACGCGACGTGGGTGATGAGCTGGCCGTCGGAGCTGCCGGCAGCGCGCGCCGTCGTCGCGCGCGCGATCGAGCGGGCGGTGGAGAACATGGCCGGCCCGGCTCAGCCGGTACTCGCCGGAACGGGCGCCGGGGG from the Thermoleophilia bacterium SCSIO 60948 genome contains:
- a CDS encoding SDR family oxidoreductase, giving the protein MGMLDDRVAIITGSARGIGRATAELLSREGAKVVINDLDGDVAEQTSSEIDGDTVVHAGDLTKDGAADELVTTAIDAWGRLDIIVNNAGYTIDAPIHKMDDDAFQRMLDIHTIVPFRVCRAAAPHLREPAKRERDEGREVFRKIVNVTSIAGTMGNAGQANYSSAKAGVVGLTKTLAKEWGQFKVNVNAAAFGFIDTRLTVPKGEDTVVDVGGRSVQVGVPEQMREMMKMMIPLGRAATPDEAARGIFFLCSPLSDYVHGQVLNVTGGLFVGMAS
- a CDS encoding TetR/AcrR family transcriptional regulator; protein product: MHERKTPASRLPAMTDAPALPSRRTQQERSAATQAALLDAAIDCLIDHGYANTTTSRVAERAGLSRGAHLHHFQTRAVLVAAAVERFAARRIDELQHEIERLPRGPDRTLRALDLLWRLYSGPLFQAAVDLFAAARTDADLRASLVRFERVIARETVRLCRDLFLDQADRPDFAQVLELVLSTIRGLALLDTVQPGSSAAEQQWRYCRAQLQAMLELPSAAS
- a CDS encoding lipid-transfer protein; translated protein: MSHRTFVVGVGMTKFDKPGTKPGDYPDWAEEAGRKALEDAGVEYKDVEQVYAGYCYGDSTYGQRSVYGLGLTGVPVINVNNNCSTGSSALFLARLAVKGGLVDCALAIGFEKMERGSLGMKYTDRTPAMDRHLERMCELRAPEESPFAPQMFGNAGRDHMQKYGSAPEHFAWIGWKNHKHSTGNPYAQFQDEYSLDDIKNSRMIHDPLTKLQCSPTSDGSAAAIVASERFVDEHDLWGQAVEIAGQAMVTDLQSTFADDADCIRIVGYDMSKEAARRAYEESQVGPTDIDVVELHDCFSANELITYEALGLAEEGCGHDLVDARATTYGGTGPVVNPSGGLISKGHPLGATGLAQCSELTWQLRGRADKRQVDGAKVALQHNIGLGGAAVVTVYTPAAA
- a CDS encoding DUF4872 domain-containing protein, producing the protein MQTIVHKFPHRRAGHCGSGALRDLLEFHGLSYGDAALREGAVFGLSGGLGFFYAALAGIQPPVYLVGRTADLERDFCSHVGVDLDLRQTDDPDEGWAVLRGELDAGRPTMVWADIKHLDYLRVRMHNTMHDIVVCGYDLEDGVAFVADNDRDDLQRCSLESLARARNSAAFPGPNRHATWVMSWPSELPAARAVVARAIERAVENMAGPAQPVLAGTGAGGLAGVDLFAGEYEGWPDQFGDDLGAVLRGLAVFIVKAGTAGAMFRSLHADFLFDAARWLDDEQLDELGATYAALSERWRLLAAAVNGEDDPVAAHAAGRDHVAHIAGLEHRGVEEMQAWLATR
- a CDS encoding cytochrome P450, which produces MPTNPLQRIVSDLARERRTPTPYPPGDTRPSPRRTRQFIREPLPLLLDAYERYGPVFTLRIFHHNVVFMIGAEANHFVTVSHPELFRWRDGHMGELTPLIGHGLLTTDGAEHRTARKLMLPAFHRERLAATLDTMLDETDRGLDTLTLGKPVDLYHWTRRLALRIAMRCLFGLDPGRARAEIDAAHEFEVALGFHGHDVPIQMLRGPGTPWHRMLRARRRLDALIYAEIADRRRRGGGEDLLTMLVAATDEDGRALDDRQIRDQVMTLLFAGHDTTTATIAFLFYELARHPHVLAGLEAEVAQALQGCFPGYGELMGGGLPRLDAALDETLRLYPAAWLGPRRAQETFEFAGGTIPRGAYVEYSSWATHHLPELFPEPEAFRPERFTDGSVARLPKGAYLPFGGGSRTCIGMRFGQLEIKASAARMLPRLRLELQPGYRLETRQTPTLGPRRGMPMTVRAA
- a CDS encoding TetR/AcrR family transcriptional regulator, which produces MRDRAILDAAKRLFYERGFDAVGVDEIGTRAGVTGPAIYRHFSGKEEILSTLFDEAMDHLLVLAGGPTDDPFHDLHTLVTAQTEFALRDRELLSIYAREDRSLSGAARKRLARRQRQHVDRWVDVLRRCYPERSADELTTTAYALIGMLISVAHWPKEAMRTAGLAALLTDLAERGLGALAGTRAVRPADRVASAGPD
- a CDS encoding adenylate/guanylate cyclase domain-containing protein codes for the protein MSDDDRRVTISALPRPQGAVRGSLEMLRRAIRGPIRRADVDFAAEGLLEGLDGDAREARCALLQRLADEGVELDDLRRAVDDDRLALLPVERVLSGDEPCYTFREIAETSGLDTRFLVGLWRAFGVALGDIDDTVANREDLEAALAVKRWREAGVSEDGMLEIARAMRHAMSTVAAAMRSVLGTSFVHPGDNELDVAMRYARVADEAASELDRLLGWALRVHQRNQLALEVTGGVAEAPGARDVAVCFADLVGFTAFGEHAYAPEIATVAARLDELAAAAVRPPVQLVKTIGDAVMLVSPDAGTLVETALILNREVDEDPSMPRLRVGIARGPALARAGDWFGQPVNIASRLTALAAPGKVIATREVREATTGRYAWTPQRRRRIKGLEGRLDLFCVDAPQSASAKPRGSD
- a CDS encoding acyl-CoA/acyl-ACP dehydrogenase yields the protein MSAVVDLTDERRAFVDSIREFCRRETATREQRGPEPHDAEIYRRMADLGWLGVSVPEEYGGTGGGLFDLCLLLDETAYGMAPIAGIATTMIAAGAYERFGTEEQKKEMLGGIVRGNVEAIAMSEPEAGSDVGALQCRAERRNGSFVVNGQKTWISNAHHAAHVLLVARSDRSGAKHEGLTMLNVPAGAAGMEMRGIDTMGGREVNDLFFTDCELPAENVLGQEGQAWMQLMAGLNVERLIIAAQHLGMARRAFDDALAYVKERKQFGRPIGSFQTIKHRLADLATELECCRLLVYDVARRVDADPAALFPREASMAKLKITEVGKQVALEGMQMMGGYGYATEYDMERHVRGAVVGTIYGGTSEVQREIIGKTLGL
- a CDS encoding NAD(P)/FAD-dependent oxidoreductase, whose translation is MGVAIELDRAGLHDQLIVEAGSGFGGTWYWNRYPGVAVDIPSFSYQFSFEQRPDWSRVYARGDELLRYAEHCAERYGLHERTRFGTTVTGAEFDEAHHVWRVTTDAGDTLIARHVVDATGALTKPELPDIPGVGDFAGVTMHTARWDPSQDLTGRRVAVIGTGASAVQLIPSIAPQVEHLTVFQRTPIWCLPKPDAALPGPVGTALSRIPGAQRLARLASQAFVEVTFPFAAHFHATVPLASVFERFARRYVRKQVDDPALVEKLTPRYAIGCKRPSFHNSYLATFNRPDVALETTPIERITPRGVVCADGTEHPVDVLVLATGFKVFDRGNFPKYPVAGRGGEDLEAWWDVNRYQAYEGLTVPGFPNLFMVFGPYGYNGASYFTLIETQARHIVRCLLNARRRGATAVEVTEAANARFFAEMLARRTRQVFWQSSCSLANSYYFDRHGDAPLRPSTTLEARWRAGRFPLDDYRWQTAAGPDRDPQLAADGSSSIA
- a CDS encoding transglutaminase family protein, which gives rise to MSAASTPLDLAPTRFVDSDNETVRAFAHRVTEGSADERSVVARLFAAVRDEIRYDPYSLSVHPADYRASAVLEAGAAYCVPKAVLLTAAARAAGVPARLGFADVRNHLQSERLRAAMGTDLFLYHGYSVLFVDGAWRKASPAFNRELCARFGVPPLDFDGTGDALLHGYTGDGARHMEYVRDHGMRSDLPFAELMAAYAAAYPALTASPAPAD